Proteins from one Thermobifida alba genomic window:
- a CDS encoding TetR/AcrR family transcriptional regulator, with translation MGQREDLLAGAKKCLVEKGYSRTTARDIAAASGAHLASIGYHFGSKDNLMNTAVLEATSEWGDTIEAAVRAARAETHSRRLEVFLDELFAAIPRERPLLVATVQAYEQAQFVEEVRRFLVGAFEQAREGLAAMILGVSPEEVDDDTARGLGSLVYSLIVGYILQGLLAPEALPTAAQAARAVRTLAGG, from the coding sequence ATGGGACAACGAGAGGACCTGCTGGCCGGAGCCAAGAAGTGCCTCGTCGAGAAGGGGTACAGCCGCACCACGGCGCGCGACATCGCCGCCGCCTCGGGCGCGCACCTGGCGTCCATCGGCTACCACTTCGGCTCCAAGGACAACCTCATGAACACGGCGGTCCTTGAGGCGACGAGCGAGTGGGGCGACACGATCGAGGCCGCGGTGCGGGCGGCCCGGGCGGAGACCCACTCCCGCAGGCTGGAGGTCTTCCTCGACGAGCTCTTCGCGGCGATCCCGCGGGAACGGCCGCTGCTGGTGGCGACCGTGCAGGCCTATGAGCAGGCCCAGTTCGTCGAGGAGGTCCGCCGGTTCCTCGTGGGGGCGTTCGAGCAGGCGCGGGAGGGACTGGCGGCCATGATCCTGGGCGTGTCCCCCGAGGAGGTCGACGACGACACCGCCCGGGGGCTGGGGTCGCTGGTGTACTCCCTGATCGTCGGCTACATCCTGCAGGGGCTCCTCGCCCCGGAGGCGCTGCCGACCGCCGCGCAGGCCGCGCGGGCCGTGCGGACGCTCGCGGGCGGATGA
- a CDS encoding helix-turn-helix domain-containing protein — MTPGQYLSGVRFFEAKRLLLTTSLTVSNSVGRVGYTSVGTFTSKFTRAVGMSPTHYRHPEVRRAMLAISPEFQRLPALDLIRRARTAEGVRRLGAGAVDCAIELPRSAGRVHVLAGLFTDPIPQRAPVAYRAGSGADAAEMAIQNVPAGRWTVIVVACRAGTGPHPRLLGSFRRRVEVTPGHATRVTAVARPDTARPADRHHPERADPVAAVLRDRGEHGGLIRPGRTSVPPGDSRATPVASGAPTRGGGVFRRESARPTGEERSCPPPAGTEPTPASSTNREDDVPPAAHAESAQQVTESSGPRRGAPRRTGPAVHDPPERGDNGVPDAEHGTARTARHPRSGGPTAAPSLTTGPVLSADSTGPVDRPPEGGVKTPDEATTPPGATRGPHRPSRTGGGSDAPDRFRHRRLLPPRSRPPDLPRRRWVVVVLSVLAGALAASLWSFELVDRVIGDNVANTLLGYDAKETPISGLVAGTVFAFVTGLAGAFTACNIAVFGAIAPMTHTTGLADGRGRLSPRPGSRPRCGRSAGCASARSSSPPDTAWSAYWSGTGSPNCRRRRSPRGCRCGCCRPRSSSG; from the coding sequence GTGACCCCCGGCCAGTACCTGTCCGGGGTCCGGTTCTTCGAGGCGAAACGGCTGCTGCTGACGACCTCCCTGACGGTCTCCAACAGCGTCGGCCGAGTCGGCTACACCAGCGTGGGCACATTCACCAGCAAGTTCACCCGAGCCGTCGGGATGTCGCCGACACACTACCGCCACCCCGAGGTCCGCAGGGCGATGCTCGCGATCTCCCCGGAGTTCCAGCGTCTCCCGGCCCTCGACCTGATCCGGCGGGCGAGGACCGCCGAGGGGGTGAGGAGGCTGGGCGCCGGAGCCGTCGACTGCGCGATCGAACTGCCGCGTTCGGCGGGACGCGTGCATGTCCTGGCCGGACTCTTCACCGATCCCATTCCGCAGCGTGCCCCCGTCGCCTACCGTGCCGGAAGCGGAGCCGACGCCGCCGAGATGGCCATCCAGAACGTCCCCGCGGGCCGGTGGACGGTCATCGTGGTGGCCTGCCGGGCCGGAACCGGCCCGCACCCCCGCCTCCTCGGAAGTTTTCGAAGGCGGGTGGAGGTCACCCCGGGACACGCCACCCGGGTCACCGCGGTTGCGCGACCTGACACCGCTCGACCCGCCGATCGCCATCACCCTGAGCGCGCGGATCCCGTCGCCGCGGTCCTGCGCGACCGAGGGGAGCACGGCGGCCTGATCCGGCCCGGCCGCACCTCCGTGCCGCCGGGGGACTCCCGCGCGACCCCGGTCGCTTCCGGAGCCCCGACGCGCGGGGGCGGCGTGTTCCGCCGCGAGTCAGCCCGCCCCACCGGCGAAGAACGGTCCTGCCCGCCTCCTGCCGGAACCGAACCGACTCCCGCATCAAGCACGAACAGAGAAGACGACGTGCCCCCGGCGGCCCATGCTGAGAGCGCTCAGCAGGTGACGGAGAGCAGCGGGCCCCGGCGGGGTGCCCCCAGGCGTACCGGTCCGGCGGTGCACGACCCGCCGGAGCGCGGGGACAACGGTGTCCCCGACGCAGAGCACGGCACGGCCCGGACCGCCCGGCACCCCCGAAGCGGAGGACCCACCGCCGCACCGTCCTTGACCACGGGACCGGTGCTGTCCGCGGACAGCACCGGTCCCGTGGACCGCCCGCCGGAAGGCGGCGTGAAGACACCCGACGAAGCAACGACACCCCCCGGTGCGACGCGGGGACCGCACAGACCGAGCAGGACAGGAGGGGGATCCGATGCCCCAGACCGGTTCCGACACCGCCGCCTCCTCCCCCCCCGAAGCCGCCCGCCGGACCTGCCGCGGCGGCGGTGGGTCGTGGTCGTCCTCAGCGTCCTGGCCGGGGCGCTGGCCGCCTCGCTGTGGTCCTTCGAACTCGTCGACCGCGTCATCGGCGACAACGTCGCCAACACGCTGCTGGGGTACGACGCCAAGGAGACGCCGATCAGCGGGCTCGTGGCGGGCACGGTCTTCGCCTTCGTCACGGGACTGGCCGGGGCGTTCACGGCCTGCAACATCGCGGTGTTCGGTGCGATCGCACCCATGACGCACACCACGGGCCTCGCCGACGGCAGGGGGAGACTGTCCCCGCGTCCGGGATCGCGGCCTCGCTGCGGCCGATCGGCTGGCTGTGCCTCGGCGCGGTCGTCGTCTCCGCCGGATACGGCGTGGTCGGCGTACTGGTCGGGGACCGGCTCCCCCAACTGTCGGAGGCGACGCTCGCCTCGGGGGTGCCGGTGCGGCTGCTGCAGGCCTCGATCGTCTTCGGGGTGA
- a CDS encoding DUF742 domain-containing protein, whose product MRGGRPPETSTGNCIQALLATGRTAMTGHGQTTVSPLPPAPRPGDGHGTAARWEIGSGLPHRCPPKTRGYVGRRRRNRPPVTELHRVRVHDPGRLLPVDLPRPAAVVYASCLRAGPAGARVVDLAVDAGLPLGTTAVLVGLLREAALVVDVPPARVDRALLERVLVGLRSL is encoded by the coding sequence ATGCGCGGCGGCAGGCCACCCGAAACCTCCACCGGGAACTGCATCCAGGCCCTCCTCGCCACGGGGCGGACCGCGATGACGGGGCACGGGCAGACCACTGTTTCTCCCCTCCCGCCGGCGCCCCGCCCCGGCGACGGGCACGGCACCGCCGCGCGGTGGGAGATCGGCTCGGGGCTTCCCCACCGCTGCCCCCCGAAAACCCGCGGCTACGTGGGACGGCGCCGCCGGAACCGCCCCCCGGTCACCGAACTCCACCGGGTACGGGTCCACGATCCGGGCAGGCTGCTGCCCGTCGACCTGCCCCGGCCCGCGGCGGTGGTCTACGCGTCCTGTCTGCGCGCGGGTCCTGCCGGGGCGCGGGTGGTGGACCTCGCGGTCGACGCGGGCCTGCCGCTGGGAACGACCGCGGTGCTGGTGGGACTGCTGCGGGAGGCTGCTCTGGTGGTCGACGTGCCTCCCGCCCGCGTCGACCGGGCCCTGCTGGAGCGGGTGCTGGTGGGACTGCGCAGCCTGTGA
- a CDS encoding ATP-binding protein has protein sequence MSVSSTVLPGIPDSVAAARAFVVECLRSTPGSTVPDELVERAELITSELATNAVRHTRSGDPGGSYEVRVEVDRSEIRAEVRTREPRTPHTAPHVLPHAGDPCRATGRGLFLVDLLATRWGGLATPAEGVYFVLRWPDRPYPVRA, from the coding sequence ATGAGCGTGTCCTCCACGGTTCTTCCGGGGATTCCCGACAGCGTGGCCGCCGCCCGCGCGTTCGTGGTCGAGTGCCTGCGGAGCACTCCGGGGAGCACCGTCCCCGACGAGCTGGTCGAGCGGGCCGAACTGATCACCTCCGAACTCGCCACCAACGCCGTGCGCCACACCCGCTCCGGAGACCCCGGCGGCTCCTACGAGGTCCGCGTCGAGGTGGACCGCAGCGAGATCCGCGCCGAGGTCCGCACCCGGGAACCCCGTACGCCCCACACCGCGCCGCACGTGCTCCCCCACGCCGGCGACCCCTGCCGCGCGACCGGCCGCGGCCTGTTCCTCGTCGACCTGCTGGCCACCAGGTGGGGCGGCCTGGCCACCCCGGCCGAGGGCGTCTACTTCGTCCTCCGCTGGCCGGACCGCCCGTACCCGGTGCGCGCCTGA
- a CDS encoding TetR/AcrR family transcriptional regulator, translating to MPPSGIRRRPGGRSARVRATVLAAVDALLAEVGDEGLTLDAVAERSGVHRTTLYRRWGSVPMLLVDLLDAGTEDDWRAPDTGSLEGDLVAINREVHAALTAEPSVTAAVVAASFRSPEAGEALRRFWEDRYERCAAVVHRAVERGEVPPGTDPRRLLVAATGPLYHQRILLGGPLTREEADAHARAARAAAASGLL from the coding sequence ATGCCTCCTTCCGGGATCCGGAGACGACCCGGCGGCCGGAGCGCACGGGTCCGCGCCACCGTCCTCGCCGCCGTGGACGCCCTGCTCGCCGAGGTCGGTGACGAGGGGCTGACCCTCGACGCGGTCGCCGAACGCTCCGGCGTCCACCGCACCACGCTCTACCGCAGGTGGGGCAGCGTGCCGATGCTCCTGGTCGACCTGCTCGACGCGGGCACCGAGGACGACTGGCGGGCGCCGGACACCGGTTCGCTGGAGGGTGACCTGGTCGCGATCAACCGGGAGGTCCACGCCGCGCTGACCGCCGAACCGTCGGTGACCGCCGCGGTGGTCGCGGCCTCCTTCCGCTCCCCCGAGGCCGGGGAGGCGCTGCGCCGGTTCTGGGAGGACCGCTACGAGCGGTGTGCGGCGGTGGTCCACCGGGCCGTGGAGCGCGGCGAGGTCCCTCCCGGCACCGATCCGCGGAGGCTGCTGGTCGCGGCGACCGGACCGCTCTACCACCAGCGGATCCTGCTGGGCGGGCCGCTCACCCGCGAGGAGGCCGACGCCCACGCCCGCGCCGCCCGCGCCGCGGCGGCCTCCGGCCTGCTGTGA
- a CDS encoding helix-turn-helix domain-containing protein has protein sequence MQKDGGRWVRIGGKIREHRQHAGLSQEGLARLVALSPTMLSAMERGVRGIKRDHVERIDTALGTAGSLTELWDRSQTTGPPTWYEKVADIERAASEIWVYHPLAVPELLQTEEYAQHLFRVGRPRATPAEIEDLVRGRTSRQAVLDQERPPRLVVVLDEGVLRRPTGGREVMRRQLGHLLAESAKPSVSLQVVPYDSDHHPGLSNGFTLFAVPRRSPVLYVEARHFAKPTEEAEAVEDYVQLFSDLRGAALPLGASRRLVAQLHRELCGGARPGLPPLRF, from the coding sequence GTGCAGAAAGACGGGGGGCGCTGGGTCCGGATCGGGGGGAAGATCCGAGAACACCGCCAACACGCTGGGCTTTCCCAGGAGGGGTTGGCGAGGCTGGTGGCCCTCTCGCCGACCATGCTCAGCGCGATGGAGCGTGGTGTACGCGGCATCAAAAGGGACCATGTGGAACGTATCGACACCGCGCTCGGCACAGCCGGTTCACTGACCGAATTATGGGACCGGTCCCAGACCACCGGTCCGCCGACGTGGTACGAGAAGGTGGCCGACATCGAACGGGCCGCCTCGGAGATCTGGGTCTACCACCCTCTTGCAGTCCCGGAACTGCTGCAGACCGAGGAGTACGCCCAGCACCTCTTCCGGGTCGGCCGCCCCCGGGCCACTCCCGCCGAGATCGAGGACCTGGTGCGCGGTCGGACGAGCCGCCAGGCGGTCCTCGACCAGGAGCGTCCGCCCCGACTGGTCGTGGTCCTGGACGAAGGAGTGCTGCGCCGTCCCACCGGGGGGCGCGAGGTGATGCGGCGGCAGCTCGGACACCTGTTGGCCGAAAGCGCCAAACCGTCCGTGTCCCTCCAGGTGGTGCCCTACGACAGCGACCACCATCCGGGGCTGTCCAACGGCTTCACCCTGTTCGCGGTCCCGCGGAGGAGTCCCGTCCTGTACGTGGAGGCCCGGCACTTCGCCAAGCCCACGGAGGAGGCGGAGGCGGTGGAGGACTACGTCCAACTGTTTTCCGACCTGCGGGGCGCGGCCCTGCCCCTGGGGGCGTCCCGCAGGCTGGTCGCACAACTCCACCGGGAGCTCTGCGGGGGAGCGCGGCCCGGCCTGCCCCCGCTCCGCTTTTAA
- a CDS encoding DinB family protein, translated as MPVSRVDLLLRQLDIAWALLEYHLDGLDDEVCLWQPAPHCWTVRPDGRGRWTADWQVPEPDPVPAVTIGWLTWHIGFWWTTTLGHCFGSGAPEREEITWPGSLAAAAAWLRGLKDRWRSHLSGLTDADLDSTDRTASLPWGGGQTLADVAGWVNVELTKNVAEIGLLHTLHGARG; from the coding sequence ATGCCGGTCTCCCGTGTCGATCTGCTGCTGCGCCAACTCGACATCGCCTGGGCGCTGCTGGAGTACCACCTGGACGGCCTCGACGACGAGGTGTGCCTGTGGCAGCCCGCGCCGCACTGCTGGACGGTCCGTCCCGACGGGCGCGGCCGGTGGACGGCCGACTGGCAGGTTCCCGAGCCCGACCCGGTGCCGGCCGTGACCATCGGCTGGCTGACCTGGCACATCGGTTTCTGGTGGACCACCACCCTGGGCCACTGCTTCGGCTCAGGGGCTCCCGAACGGGAGGAGATCACCTGGCCGGGCAGTCTGGCCGCCGCGGCCGCGTGGCTGCGCGGGCTGAAGGACCGGTGGCGCTCCCACCTGTCCGGCCTCACCGACGCCGACCTGGACTCCACCGACCGGACCGCGTCCCTGCCCTGGGGCGGGGGGCAGACCCTGGCCGACGTCGCGGGCTGGGTGAACGTGGAACTGACCAAGAACGTCGCCGAGATCGGCCTGCTCCACACCCTGCACGGAGCGCGCGGGTGA
- a CDS encoding DUF4180 domain-containing protein, with product MTDTLQYLDGVPVLVCGADGEPVRGEREATDLLGNAFHHGAAWVAVPVERLTDDFFRLRTRLAGNIAQKFVNYRIGLAVLGDVSRHVEQSTALRDFVRESNRGGQLWFLADLAELRARLAGAGR from the coding sequence ATGACCGACACCCTCCAGTATCTCGACGGTGTCCCCGTTCTCGTGTGCGGTGCCGACGGCGAACCGGTGCGGGGCGAACGTGAGGCCACCGACCTGCTCGGCAACGCCTTCCACCACGGCGCCGCCTGGGTCGCCGTCCCCGTGGAACGGCTGACCGACGACTTCTTCCGGCTGCGCACCCGCCTCGCCGGGAACATCGCGCAGAAGTTCGTCAACTACCGGATCGGCCTGGCCGTTCTCGGCGACGTCTCCCGCCACGTCGAGCAGAGCACCGCGCTGCGCGACTTCGTCCGCGAGAGCAACCGGGGCGGGCAGTTGTGGTTCCTCGCCGACCTGGCGGAACTGCGGGCCCGCCTGGCCGGGGCGGGACGCTGA
- a CDS encoding RidA family protein, giving the protein MAARSRHVLRAEGASPADAVSTRTFVTDLSRLAEYGAVRAEFFPAPPTSVTVEVSALFRPGAVIEVEAVAAVPAASTGR; this is encoded by the coding sequence ATGGCCGCGCGGTCCCGGCACGTGCTGCGCGCCGAGGGCGCGTCGCCGGCCGACGCGGTGAGTACCCGCACCTTCGTCACCGACCTGTCCCGGCTCGCCGAATACGGGGCCGTGCGCGCCGAGTTCTTCCCCGCCCCGCCGACCAGTGTCACCGTCGAGGTCTCCGCCCTGTTCCGCCCGGGCGCGGTCATCGAGGTGGAGGCGGTCGCCGCCGTTCCCGCGGCGTCGACCGGCCGCTGA
- a CDS encoding sporulation protein, which translates to MVFKRFLMAFGVGGPSIDTVLRSPHTSPGAFLEGVVELSGGDSHVLIEEIAVCLASTVEVEAGDSEGVAGIEFARFPVAGAFHLAAGERRSIPFRYPVPWQAPVTAAGGGPLPGTGVGLRTDVVVGQAPDKGDLDPVLIHPLPVQDRILEAFARLGFALKHTDLEHGHLVGTAQQFPFFQEIEFHPSPRYAHEIEEVEVSFVADPEGVDVIIEFDRRGGLFTEGQDLYGRFRVAHYDVDRVDWVAQVDAWIAQSLERHRSLFGGYGHGYPGHPGHGYPGHPGHGYPGHGYPEHASPKYQEHGHHGGSGLGGVVAGIAGGLAAGYVAGEIIDEIGDAFEGDDEDEGGWEEDE; encoded by the coding sequence ATGGTCTTCAAGCGTTTTCTCATGGCTTTCGGGGTGGGCGGTCCCAGCATCGACACGGTGCTGCGTTCCCCGCACACCAGTCCCGGCGCGTTCCTGGAGGGGGTGGTCGAACTCTCCGGCGGCGACAGCCACGTGCTCATCGAGGAGATCGCCGTGTGCCTGGCCTCGACCGTGGAGGTGGAGGCCGGTGACTCCGAGGGCGTCGCCGGCATCGAGTTCGCCCGCTTCCCCGTGGCCGGTGCGTTCCACCTCGCGGCCGGGGAGCGTCGCTCGATCCCGTTCCGCTACCCGGTGCCCTGGCAGGCGCCGGTCACCGCGGCGGGCGGCGGCCCGCTGCCGGGGACCGGGGTGGGCCTGCGCACCGACGTGGTCGTCGGCCAGGCCCCCGACAAGGGCGACCTGGACCCCGTGCTGATCCATCCGCTGCCCGTCCAGGACCGCATCCTGGAGGCGTTCGCGCGGCTCGGTTTCGCCCTCAAGCACACCGACCTGGAGCACGGGCACCTGGTGGGCACCGCGCAGCAGTTCCCGTTCTTCCAGGAGATCGAGTTCCACCCCTCTCCCCGCTACGCCCACGAGATCGAGGAGGTCGAGGTCAGCTTCGTCGCCGACCCCGAGGGCGTGGACGTGATCATCGAGTTCGACCGGCGCGGCGGACTGTTCACCGAGGGGCAGGACCTCTACGGCCGGTTCCGGGTCGCCCACTACGACGTCGACCGCGTGGACTGGGTCGCGCAGGTCGACGCGTGGATCGCCCAGTCCCTGGAACGGCACCGCAGCCTCTTCGGCGGCTACGGCCACGGGTACCCGGGGCACCCCGGCCACGGCTATCCCGGACACCCCGGGCACGGCTATCCCGGCCACGGGTACCCCGAGCACGCGTCCCCCAAGTACCAGGAGCACGGCCACCACGGCGGAAGCGGGCTGGGCGGGGTCGTCGCGGGGATCGCCGGAGGACTGGCGGCCGGCTACGTCGCGGGCGAGATCATCGACGAGATCGGCGACGCGTTCGAGGGCGACGACGAGGACGAGGGCGGCTGGGAGGAGGACGAGTAG
- a CDS encoding SDR family NAD(P)-dependent oxidoreductase: MELNDYRIVVTGAARGMGAATVRAYVGAGATVVAMDVNEADGVRVAEEATRVGPGRATFTAVDVSDADDVARAFDAAADRMGGLDVLAHPAAIQRPASASDVPVADWDLMMAVNVRGTVLTNQAAHRLMAPNRRGSVINFGSISGLRPEPSAAAYSASKGAVHSWTRTAAATWGPDGIRVNAILPAIATPMYEEAKARMTEEQLTAHYWQNENSIALGHAYGDPDRDLGPVMVFLASEASRFITGQLIPVDGGQASVR, encoded by the coding sequence GTGGAGCTGAACGACTACCGCATCGTCGTCACCGGGGCCGCGCGCGGCATGGGAGCGGCCACGGTCCGCGCCTACGTCGGCGCCGGGGCCACCGTGGTGGCCATGGACGTCAACGAGGCCGACGGCGTCCGGGTCGCCGAGGAGGCGACCCGGGTGGGGCCGGGCCGGGCGACGTTCACGGCCGTGGACGTGTCCGACGCCGACGACGTGGCACGCGCCTTCGACGCCGCGGCCGACCGGATGGGCGGGCTGGACGTGCTGGCGCACCCCGCCGCCATCCAGCGGCCCGCCAGCGCCTCCGACGTCCCGGTCGCCGACTGGGACCTGATGATGGCGGTGAACGTGCGCGGCACCGTGCTCACCAACCAGGCCGCCCACCGCCTGATGGCGCCGAACCGGCGCGGGTCCGTCATCAACTTCGGGTCGATCTCCGGGCTGCGCCCCGAACCGTCCGCGGCGGCGTACTCGGCGTCCAAGGGCGCCGTGCACTCCTGGACCCGCACCGCCGCCGCGACCTGGGGCCCCGACGGCATCCGGGTCAACGCGATCCTGCCCGCCATCGCCACCCCCATGTACGAGGAGGCCAAGGCGCGCATGACCGAGGAGCAGCTGACCGCGCACTACTGGCAGAACGAGAACTCGATCGCGCTGGGCCACGCCTACGGCGACCCGGACCGCGACCTGGGGCCGGTCATGGTCTTCCTCGCCTCGGAGGCGTCCCGGTTCATCACCGGGCAGCTCATCCCGGTCGACGGCGGCCAGGCGTCGGTGCGCTGA
- a CDS encoding DUF4383 domain-containing protein → MLQERTREVADATRRPARLAAGVAGALFLLAGILGFVPGVTSDYASLALSGHYSEARLFGVFQVSVLHNLLHLLLGAAGLAAAWLGARLSRLYLLAGGLVYLALWLYGALLDLTTVEKLFGPIPSGTSLVSFAPADDWLRFLVAAGMLALYFLVRPARGIPE, encoded by the coding sequence ATGCTGCAGGAACGGACACGGGAGGTCGCGGACGCGACGAGGCGTCCGGCCCGGCTCGCGGCCGGCGTGGCGGGCGCGCTGTTCCTCCTCGCCGGAATCCTCGGCTTCGTTCCGGGTGTCACCAGCGACTACGCCTCCCTGGCCCTGTCGGGCCACTACTCGGAGGCGAGGCTGTTCGGCGTGTTCCAGGTGTCGGTGCTGCACAACCTGCTGCACCTGCTGCTCGGTGCCGCCGGACTGGCCGCGGCATGGCTGGGCGCCCGGCTCTCCCGCCTGTACCTGCTGGCCGGCGGCCTGGTCTACCTGGCGCTGTGGCTGTACGGGGCGCTTCTGGACCTGACGACCGTGGAGAAACTGTTCGGTCCTATCCCGTCCGGGACGAGCCTCGTGTCGTTCGCCCCCGCCGACGACTGGCTGCGCTTCCTGGTGGCGGCGGGGATGCTCGCCCTGTACTTCCTGGTGCGGCCGGCGCGCGGCATCCCGGAGTGA
- a CDS encoding cytochrome P450 family protein, whose protein sequence is MASPPRIVLDADSGVTEDDIRALTLLGPVVRLDVMGLDVWAVTGDEELRALMADPAVKRGGEHWAAVARGEVPAGHPLVKLVSMGSMLSKNPPEHTRLRRLVQYAFTTRRVEALRPAVRDLTRACLDGIDAARPFDVVAALARPVPTGVLGRLLGVPEADREALDSLVTRLLSGTDATVHEELYAYVADMVAAKRKSPDEGLISALLRVHDEDGARLSEEELVWTVVLLVDAGYETTVGQISNAVRLLLEHPDQLALVASGAVPWERAVEECLRHSASVAMLPFCFPTRDLELGGHTIGAGEPVMMVYLAANRDGRARTAPDAFDVTRTDSRHVTFGHGPHHCLGAPLARLELTVVLPELFARFPGLALLDGEPERVRSLFVNRPRELWVTADPA, encoded by the coding sequence TTGGCTTCCCCACCCCGGATCGTGCTCGACGCCGACAGCGGTGTCACCGAGGACGACATTCGCGCCCTGACTCTTCTGGGTCCCGTGGTCCGGCTCGATGTGATGGGTCTGGACGTGTGGGCCGTGACCGGCGACGAGGAGTTGCGGGCGCTCATGGCCGACCCCGCGGTGAAACGCGGGGGCGAGCACTGGGCGGCCGTGGCCCGGGGGGAGGTCCCCGCCGGGCACCCGCTGGTGAAGCTGGTCTCCATGGGGTCGATGCTCAGCAAGAACCCGCCCGAGCACACCCGGCTGCGCCGCCTCGTCCAGTACGCGTTCACCACCCGCCGGGTCGAGGCACTGCGCCCGGCGGTGCGCGACCTCACCCGGGCCTGCCTGGACGGCATCGACGCCGCGCGGCCGTTCGACGTCGTCGCGGCCCTGGCCCGTCCGGTGCCCACGGGCGTCCTCGGCCGCCTGCTGGGGGTTCCCGAAGCGGACCGGGAAGCCCTCGACTCCCTGGTCACCCGCCTGCTGTCGGGCACCGACGCCACGGTGCACGAGGAGCTGTACGCCTACGTCGCCGACATGGTGGCGGCCAAGCGGAAGAGCCCGGACGAGGGGCTGATCAGCGCCCTGCTGCGGGTCCACGACGAGGACGGCGCCAGGCTGTCGGAGGAGGAGCTCGTCTGGACGGTGGTCCTGCTCGTCGACGCGGGCTACGAGACCACGGTCGGGCAGATCTCCAACGCCGTGCGGCTGCTGCTGGAGCATCCCGACCAGCTCGCCCTGGTCGCCTCCGGCGCGGTGCCGTGGGAGCGGGCGGTGGAGGAGTGCCTGCGCCACAGCGCGTCGGTGGCGATGCTGCCGTTCTGCTTCCCCACCCGCGACCTGGAGCTGGGCGGCCACACCATCGGCGCGGGCGAGCCGGTGATGATGGTCTACCTGGCGGCCAACCGCGACGGCCGGGCCCGTACCGCCCCCGACGCCTTCGACGTCACCCGGACCGACAGCCGCCACGTGACGTTCGGGCACGGCCCCCACCACTGCCTGGGCGCGCCCCTGGCCCGCCTGGAACTCACCGTGGTGCTGCCCGAGCTGTTCGCGCGCTTCCCCGGCCTGGCCCTGCTCGACGGCGAACCCGAGCGGGTCAGGAGCCTGTTCGTGAACCGCCCCCGTGAACTGTGGGTGACCGCGGACCCCGCCTGA
- a CDS encoding histidine phosphatase family protein: MPVIYLVRHGQASYGASDYDVLSDLGRRQAEVVGAELARRGPRSPLVVCGTLRRQHDTAEILMKAAGLPGRPRTDARWNEYDHTDLVDRYGTASDRSSAEPHGFQVLLDHALRAWIEEGDGWRRFAAGAAAALDALAADLGPGRDAVVVTSGGVLAALCAGLLSASAEGVVALNRVAVNAAITTLAVGASGTSLLSFNDHAHFSGERRALLTYR, translated from the coding sequence ATGCCGGTCATCTACCTCGTCCGCCACGGCCAGGCGTCCTACGGCGCCAGCGACTACGACGTGCTGTCCGACCTGGGACGCCGCCAGGCGGAGGTCGTCGGCGCGGAACTGGCCCGGCGCGGCCCGCGCTCCCCGCTGGTGGTCTGCGGCACCCTGCGGCGGCAGCACGACACGGCGGAGATCCTCATGAAGGCGGCCGGACTGCCCGGACGGCCGCGCACCGACGCCCGGTGGAACGAGTACGACCACACCGACCTGGTGGACCGCTACGGGACCGCCTCCGACCGGAGCTCCGCGGAGCCGCACGGCTTCCAGGTGCTGCTGGACCACGCGCTGCGGGCGTGGATCGAGGAGGGCGACGGGTGGCGCCGGTTCGCCGCGGGGGCCGCGGCGGCGCTCGACGCGCTGGCGGCCGACCTCGGCCCCGGACGCGACGCGGTCGTGGTCACCTCCGGCGGGGTGCTGGCCGCGCTGTGCGCCGGACTGCTGTCGGCGTCCGCGGAGGGCGTGGTGGCGCTCAACCGGGTCGCCGTCAACGCCGCGATCACCACCCTGGCGGTGGGCGCCTCCGGGACGAGCCTGCTGTCCTTCAACGACCACGCGCACTTCTCCGGCGAGCGGCGCGCCCTGCTCACCTACCGGTAA